The Methanobrevibacter millerae genome includes the window GAATGGAGATAACTTTACTGTTGTAATGACAACTGATTCCCTACCGTTACTTAATCAATCTAGGATAAAATTCCAACATGGTCGTTCATATGTTAAATATGGTGATGAATGGGAAGATTTATCTTTAAAAAATGCAACTGTTTCCCTTAAGGTCTATACAAAAGGATTTGATCTTTATACTGAAGATTTGGTTAAAATCTATAAGAACGATTCTAAATTTGAAGCAAATATTGGTGTAGCTAATGAAACCGTAACATTTAAAGTTAATGGAGTTAATTATAATAGGACATCTGATGAAAAGGGTGTTGCTAGAATATCTATTAACTTAAACCCTGGAAATTACACCATTAAAACAATTTTCAATGGAACAACTGTGGAAAACACAATCACAGTTTTACCTACATTAATCGCAAATAATTTAGTAAAATACTTTAGAAACGATTCACAGTTCTATGTTTCATTGATTGACGGTGAAGGAAAACCTGTTTCAAATGTAAATATTACAATGAATATTAATGGAGTATTATATAATAGAACAACTAACGAAAATGGGACTGCTAGATTAAACATAAACTTAAATCCTGGTGTTTACATATTGACTGCAATCGATTATTTAACTGGTCTTCAAATGTCTTATAACATCACTGTTTTGCCAGTTTTAACTGCTGAGGATTTAAACATGGTCTATAAGGATGGTTCCACATTCAACGCTACTCTTGTTGATGGTCAGGGCAATCCATTATTTGGTGTTGATTTAACGTTCAATATCAACGGTGTGTTCTATAATCGTACAACTGATGAAAATGGGGTTGCTAAATTAAATATCAATTTAATGGCGGGTGAATATATAATAACTTCACAATATGGCCAAGCAATGCTATCAAACAAAATTACTATTGCTGCAAAAGAGGAATAAACTCCTCTTCTCTTTCATTTTTTTTAAACTTAAATATAACTAAATATTATAACCTTTAAATTTAAGAAATCATATATACTATATTGAGATAAATTTTAAGGATTGTTTTTTCATGAATTATTTAGTTGTTGGTGCAGGAAATGCAAGTAGGCCTGTTGCAAGATTGCTTAATCATTTGGGACATAATGTAATTATAACTGATTTAAAAGAAATCACTGCTTTTAAAAGTGATGTTCAACGTATTTTACTTCAAATGGAAGGTGAAGGTATTACTTTGGATTTGGGAAATCAAAATCCGTCTTTGGATGGTATTGAAGCTGTTTATGCTCCACCCACACTTCCTGATTCCGCCCCAATCGCTAAATTAATAAAAGAATATGATGTTGATGTATTGACTAATGAAAAATTCTCAAAAATTGTCAATGACTTAATACCTGTCAATATAATTGGTATAACTGGTACTATGGGTAAGAAAACAACTACTTTTATCACAACCAGTCTTTTCAAACAGGCAGGATATAATGTATGGTCATGTTCTTCACTTGTCAATAATCTTGTTTCTGAAGCCATTATTGATGGAATAGTTAAAGGAAAAGCTGATGATTGTGATATAGCTATTTTTGAACTTCCTCACGGTACTATTGGCCTTTTAAATAGTTTGAATATTAAAATTGGTCTTTTAACTAATATTGCGGAAGACCATCAAAATTAACTTATGACCAGCTAATTGAATTGGATAAAATTATAGAAGAAACACCAAATATGTCAATGAAGGACGTACATTTAATTGTTAATAAAAAATTCGATGTAGATTATAGTTTAAAGCAAATAGGAAAAATTGTAAAGAAATTAGGATACAATTATAGCAAAGCATATCCCAAATTTTCAAAATCACCAGAAGATGCAGAAGAACAGTTAAAAAAAACTTAAAAGAACACAACGTAACAACTAACGATATTATAGTCTTATTTGATGAAGCATCTTTCCAAAATGAACCATATACACAAAAATCACTATATAAACGAGGAACAAAACATACACAAATAGTGAATCCTTACAAATTCAAAATCAACGCCACAGGATCATTAACAATTAATGGAAACTCGACCATCACAATAACAAATTCCTCAACTGCTCCAGAAATTACAATAGCACTATTAGAATTAAGATGTGCAAATACAAATAATAAAAATACAATAAAAATATTAAATAAAATAATACAAGAAGTTAATTTAACAGATGAAGAAATAGACGAACATTTAATGAAAAACAATGAAAATAATGAAGTTTTTGCAGAAAAAATTTTTAAAACACTTGAAAAATATAAAGATAATATGACCTCAACAATTGTTAGAATTATTGGAAAACACTGCAATCGTGAATCATTAAACAATGTTAAAAAAAGAAGAGAAATAAGAAGAAAAATTACACTAAACCTCTTAAATAAAGAAAATATAATAAGTAAAATGCAAACCGAACAAAGGTTATGCTTGATTCTTGATAATTATAGCGTTCGCAAATCTGCTTTTATCAAAAAAATAGCATTACACATAAATATTACATTAATCTATCTCCCACCATACTCTCCACACTTAAACCCAATCGAACAAATTTGGAGACAAATGAAAAGAGAAATAAAACATTATTATCTAAAATCAAAAGAATTTTTGGAAGATCTAACCATAAAGACTTATACCAAATCGATTTTAGATACAAAAGTTTATGATAAATGGTTCGAAACATATATACCAAAAGTTTGGTAATTAACTATATTTTTTGTTTTTTTAAAAAGATTAATTGTATACAATAGATTTTTTTCAATTCTACTAATAAAATTTTAATTATTTAAATTTTTATTTTCAAGCGAATTATTTTTTTATTTTATGAACATGTCTTTTAAACATTTTTTTAGAATTAATTTTCTATTTTTAGATTTCATTTTAGTATTTATCAATTGTTTTCAAATTTTTTTATTTTAAAATTTCTTTCGTTTATTTAATTTTATTGTATAATGTTTTTTTATTATGTTCTTTTTTTCTATATATAAATTTATACATTTTTTATTTTAATTGTATGTTTATTGTTTAGAAATGTATTGTTATTTGGACTTTTGTTTAGTCTAATTTTTATTTTCTGAAATGATTTTAATTTAGCTTTAATCATTAAAAAGTAAAACATTTATATGTTTTTTAACAAATTTAACTTCGGAACATTCGTTCTTTTATTTTTAATAAAGTTATACAATAGAAAAAATGGGGGATAAAAAATGAACATAAAGCAGATATTATTTTTCTTTTGCTTGTTCATGGTGTTTATTTCTGCAATGTCCTTAGCATGTGCTACAGATGAGGTTGCAGACTCAACAGTTTCCATATCTGGTGATGACACACTAATTGCTCAAGCAACAGATACACATGAGAGTGTCCTGACAGATGATTCAGGATCATTTACGCAACTGGATGATAAAATCCAGAATATGCCGGTGAACGGATCTATAAAATTAGATAAAAATTACACATACTCTACTGGAGAACGTGTGGGTATCGATGGTATAGTAATAAATAAAGACATTACCATTGACGGAGATGGCCACACAATTGACGGTGCTAATCTAGCATCAATATTCCAGATTACGGATAATGCAAATGTTGTTTTAAAAAATATTGTATTTGCAAATGCTCGCGGTACTAACGGTTCCGCAGTTATCGTATCTTCCAGTGAGAATGTTGAAATTATTAACTCTCAATTTATTAACAATTCTGCTTTAAATGGTGGTGCAATTTATTTTGCATCTGCCGATACTTCTTCCATAACCTCAAATTTAAAAATTGTAGGCTCAACTTTTGTTAATAATAGGGCTGTAAATGGTGGTGCATTTTACGTAAGCGGTGATTTATTCAATGTCACCTCATCTACTTTTAACCACAACATTGCCACAAATGATGGGGGATCGATATACTCGGATGCCGGTGGACACATCGAAGGCAACGTATTCGAATATGAAACCGCAGGCCGTGATGGTGGTACAATGTATCTAAATAGTAAACTTGATTCATCATCGGTTGACCCAAGCGTACTTAATAACTTAGGTCTATTTAATAATATAATGTCTTACTGTAGTGCAGGCCGTGATGGTGGTGCTGGTTTCTTTAATGCTACTCATGGTACTATTAGGAATACAACATTCAGTAGTAGTACTGCTAAATGTAATGGTGGTGGAGCAGTATGGTTATGTACAAATAGTAGTATAGTTAGTACTACTGTATTCAACAATACTGCATGTAATGATGGTGGAGGTATATATCTGTATCCTCCTCAACTATCATCTATGTATGATTCTGCAGTTGTAATTATGTATTCTAATTTTGCTAATAATACTGCAAATCATGATGGTGGTGCTTTATATTGTGGTGGTCTATTCAGTGTTATACTTAACTCCACTTTCGCTCATGATAAGGCATATGATGGTGCTGGTATATACTTAGATGTTGGTGCAGCTATTAATCATTGTATATTTGATGGTGAAAATGCTATTAATGATGGTGGTGCTATTTATCTCAATGCAAGTAATACTATTATTTCCGGTTTTAGTCCATATATGCAGTTGATTATTGATAATGTGGGTGTAAGGCATTCTGTGATTTCTAATTGTATTGCTGGTCATGATGGTGGTGCCGGTTATGTATTTGGTAACCGCGGTGTAGTGGAAAATCTTACCATGATTAACAATACTGCTGGTCATGATGGTGGTGCAGGTTATGTTGTTGGAAACTACGGACAGCTATTCGACAGTCTCTTCATTAATAACACTGCTGCCAATGATGGGGGAGCATTGTTATGGGAAGGAGTAAACGGTACCATTAAGAATATTACTGTTGTTAATAATAAAGCAACCAACAATGGTGGAGGAATAGCTTTAGATGCTGCTTCTTCACAGGGAACCACTTCTATTTCTAACTCTTCATTTAAAGCAAACACTGCGGATTATGGTGGTGCAATTTATTGTGCTAACATGTTTACAAATATATTGGATTCAAACTTTGCCCATGATGAAGCTTATTATGGTGGAGGTATCTACCTGGATTATGGGGCTTATATTCATAATTCCACACTCTTTAATGAAAGTGCTGTATATGACGGTGGAGGTATATATCTTAACTCTTCAAACACTAAATTAGACTCAAGTATTTTACAACAGTTATTGCTTGACAATAAAGTTGGGGTAATTGACTCATTTATTCTCAACTGTACTGCTGGCCGTGATGGTGGTGCTGGTTATGTATATGGTGACTATGGTATTGTAAATAATTTAACCATGATTAATAATTTTGCCGGTCGTGGTGGCGGTGCTGGTTATGTATATGGTGACTATGGCCGTTTGTACAATTCAACCATGATTAATAACCGGGCAGGTGATGATGGTGGTGCACTGTTCTGGCAAGGTAACGGTGGTACTGTTTTTAATTTAACCTGTAAGGTTAACTATGCAGGTGATGCTGGTGGTTCAATATTTATTTTCGGGTCTGACTTATCTTTCACAGACTCCAGTTTCACTTTGTCAAATGCTTCAGACTATGGTGGAGCAATTTATATTTATGGTGATAATGTTTTAATTAATAATTCTTTATTTGAGAAATGTGCTGTTAATGCTTATGATGGTGGTGCTGTTTATGCTTCAGGTTCAAATACAACTATTTCTAAATGTAATTTTATAATGAATAGGGTTAACATCATGAATGGAGGTCGCGGCGGTTCTATTAATCTGCAGGGCAATGGTGCTAAGATTTTAGATTGTATTTTTGAGAGATGTACTGCTTATGAGGGTGGTGTTGTTTACATTAACGGTACTAATGCCGTTCTAGATAATTTATCATGCATTTACAGTTTCGCTACTAATGGTGGAGCATTTTATCTGAATGGTAATAATGCTACTATTTTCAATACTAAAGTTTCATTCAATAATGCTACTGATTATGGTGGTGCTATTTATGTTGCCGGTGACTTTGCTTTAATTGATAATTCTAACTTTACAAAATGTATTGTTTATCAGTATGATGGCGGTGCTATTTATGCTGAAGGTTTAAATGCTACGATTTTAAATTCATACTTCGGGGAAAATAGGGTCATTGGTAATAAAGCTCGTGGTGGATCTATGTTTATTCAAGGTGATTATTTGAGCCTTGAAGGATGTACTTTTAACAGGTGTACTTCTTATGAAGGTGGAGTTATATATATTAACGGTTCTAATGCAAGAATTGAAGATTCTTCAAATACTTTCAGTTTAGCGCAGTCTGGTAGTGCAATTTATGTTGCAGGTAATAATGTAACTATTTGCCACTTCAACTCTTCTTATGCTAACTCTACATTAAAAGGAGGATCTATTTACATTGAGGGTAATGATTCCAATATATTTAATTCTAACTTTTTACGTGTTCATTCACTTTTAGGTGGAGCCATTTATATTTCCGGCGATAATGCGATTGTTAATGAATCAACATTTAATTATTGTATGGGTAATGGTACATATGAAGGTGGAGTTGGTGGAGCCGGTGGTTCTATTTATGTTGAAGGTGAAGATGCAACAATTTCAGGCTCTCAATTTAAATTTTCATCAGCTGCAAACTATGGTGGAGCAATTTATGTAGATGGAGCTAATGTAAATATTTATGGAACTTCATATGATA containing:
- a CDS encoding Mur ligase family protein, yielding MNYLVVGAGNASRPVARLLNHLGHNVIITDLKEITAFKSDVQRILLQMEGEGITLDLGNQNPSLDGIEAVYAPPTLPDSAPIAKLIKEYDVDVLTNEKFSKIVNDLIPVNIIGITGTMGKKTTTFITTSLFKQAGYNVWSCSSLVNNLVSEAIIDGIVKGKADDCDIAIFELPHGTIGLLNSLNIKIGLLTNIAEDHQN
- a CDS encoding winged helix-turn-helix domain-containing protein, with product MKDVHLIVNKKFDVDYSLKQIGKIVKKLGYNYSKAYPKFSKSPEDAEEQLKKT
- a CDS encoding transposase — its product is MNPYKFKINATGSLTINGNSTITITNSSTAPEITIALLELRCANTNNKNTIKILNKIIQEVNLTDEEIDEHLMKNNENNEVFAEKIFKTLEKYKDNMTSTIVRIIGKHCNRESLNNVKKRREIRRKITLNLLNKENIISKMQTEQRLCLILDNYSVRKSAFIKKIALHINITLIYLPPYSPHLNPIEQIWRQMKREIKHYYLKSKEFLEDLTIKTYTKSILDTKVYDKWFETYIPKVW